In Paracoccus fistulariae, a single window of DNA contains:
- a CDS encoding sensor histidine kinase, with protein MRFAFLAIFVTALVSVWTTNAWLTARFSENTRVRSELRLALYTGNLLSELQRTAVVPLLLARDPALIGALNGNDFSTTSARLMAAQKEIGASSIKLLDASGRTVGSTDRYQIGTNNVLAPYFVDALRSSDTVFNVTNSGGGAYEFAYSRAVVADGRTLGVIVVSADLNRLERSWASISDAVAVTDSEGTIILATEPRWRGRTLPEALEVRSAPSAIQRAFQVTADWASSPADAYVKGRAVMQSESRIPFRGWRMISFTTYASIRERVNGVLALEIMGFAMLLAGTFYVLSRRARRQSAVYMRESADLRALNMRLTREIAERERVQKELRVAEQTVQQSSKLAALGEMSAGVSHELNQPLAAMKTYLAGARLLLQRGRSEEALSSFQRIDDLIERMGSITRQLKSYARKGGEAVEPVDLRLAVSSALTMMEPQLRSGSISVVRNLPRQKITVLADRIRLEQVVINLLRNAVDAVKDRKDARIEIAVDSGTHAYLSVRDNGPGVSDLEKLFEPFWTTKKPGEGTGLGLAISSTIVADFGGRLTAHNETDGGAVFRVELPLHTPGQPPQALAAE; from the coding sequence CTGCGATTTGCCTTTCTGGCGATTTTCGTGACCGCGCTGGTGTCGGTCTGGACCACGAATGCCTGGCTGACGGCGCGGTTTTCCGAAAACACGCGCGTCCGGTCCGAACTGCGTCTGGCGTTATATACCGGGAACCTGTTGTCGGAATTGCAGCGTACGGCGGTTGTGCCCCTGCTGCTGGCACGCGATCCGGCGCTGATCGGCGCGCTGAACGGCAATGACTTTTCCACCACCTCGGCGCGGCTGATGGCGGCGCAGAAGGAAATCGGCGCGTCATCGATCAAACTGCTGGATGCATCGGGCCGCACGGTCGGGTCCACAGATCGCTATCAGATTGGCACGAATAACGTTCTTGCCCCTTATTTCGTTGATGCATTGCGCTCTAGCGACACGGTGTTCAATGTCACCAACAGCGGCGGCGGGGCCTATGAATTCGCCTATTCCCGCGCTGTCGTCGCGGATGGCCGCACGTTGGGCGTGATCGTCGTCAGCGCGGATCTGAACCGGCTCGAACGCTCTTGGGCCAGCATCTCGGACGCGGTGGCCGTGACCGACAGCGAAGGGACGATCATCCTTGCGACCGAACCGCGCTGGCGCGGCCGCACCCTGCCCGAGGCGCTTGAGGTCCGCTCGGCCCCTTCGGCGATTCAGCGGGCCTTTCAGGTCACCGCCGACTGGGCCTCTTCGCCCGCCGATGCCTACGTGAAGGGCCGCGCGGTGATGCAAAGCGAGTCGCGAATCCCCTTTCGCGGCTGGCGGATGATCAGCTTCACCACCTATGCCTCGATTCGAGAGCGGGTGAACGGCGTCTTGGCGCTTGAGATCATGGGCTTTGCCATGCTGCTGGCGGGCACTTTTTATGTCCTGTCGCGCCGCGCCCGGCGTCAATCCGCCGTCTATATGCGGGAATCCGCTGATCTTCGGGCGCTGAACATGCGTCTGACCCGCGAAATCGCGGAGCGGGAGCGGGTGCAGAAAGAGCTGCGCGTGGCCGAGCAAACGGTGCAGCAATCGTCGAAACTCGCCGCTTTGGGCGAGATGTCGGCCGGCGTAAGTCACGAATTGAATCAACCACTTGCGGCGATGAAGACATATCTGGCGGGGGCTCGGCTCTTGCTGCAGCGCGGGCGCAGCGAAGAGGCGCTGTCCAGTTTTCAGCGGATCGACGATCTGATCGAGCGGATGGGCTCGATCACGCGGCAGCTGAAATCCTACGCCCGCAAGGGCGGCGAGGCGGTCGAACCGGTGGATTTACGCCTGGCCGTCAGCTCGGCCCTGACCATGATGGAGCCGCAATTGCGCAGCGGTTCGATCAGCGTTGTGCGCAACCTGCCGCGTCAGAAAATCACAGTGCTTGCTGACCGAATCCGGCTTGAGCAGGTCGTGATCAACCTGCTGCGCAACGCCGTTGATGCGGTCAAGGACCGCAAGGACGCGCGGATCGAGATCGCGGTGGACAGCGGCACTCACGCTTACTTGTCTGTTCGCGACAACGGTCCCGGCGTATCGGACCTGGAAAAATTGTTTGAACCGTTTTGGACAACCAAGAAGCCAGGTGAGGGAACGGGTCTGGGGCTTGCCATTTCATCGACAATCGTCGCTGACTTCGGGGGCCGACTGACCGCACATAACGAAACCGACGGCGGCGCCGTCTTCCGGGTCGAGCTACCGCTG